Proteins encoded in a region of the Quercus lobata isolate SW786 chromosome 8, ValleyOak3.0 Primary Assembly, whole genome shotgun sequence genome:
- the LOC115956235 gene encoding receptor-like protein kinase 7, with the protein MSRPPIYPFILLFCFLHFHSGIQSNDLQILMKLKSALQTSNTNVFSSWESGNSICNFTGISCTSDDSITEIELSYQNLTGVLPLDSICQLQSLEKLSFGFNHLHGPIMDDLKNCVKLQYLDLSHNLFTGWSVPEISSLSQLRYLHLNLSGFSGTFPWKSLQNMTGLVSLSLGDNPFNPSPFPNEVLLLTNLTWLYLSNCSIQGTIPAEIGNLKELINLELADNNMTVKIPVEIGNLVNLWQLELYNNSFAGKLPIGLRNLTKLEMFDFSNNYLEGDLSELRFLNNLVSLQLYQNELSGQVPAEFGNFTKLVNLSLYRNSFTGPLPHNLLSWAKTNFIEVVLVIFSSLCNLFFFS; encoded by the coding sequence ATGTCGCGTCCGCCTATCTACCCTTTCATTCTCCTTTTTTGCTTCCTCCACTTTCACTCTGGAATCCAATCCAATGACCTTCAAATTCTCATGAAACTAAAATCCGCGCTTCAAACATCAAACACCAATGTCTTCAGTTCTTGGGAATCCGGAAATTCCATATGCAACTTCACTGGAATCTCCTGCACTTCTGACGATTCCATTACAGAAATCGAACTTTCATACCAAAATTTAACCGGGGTTCTTCCTCTTGATTCCATATGCCAGCTCCAATCACtagaaaagctctcattcggGTTCAACCACTTGCACGGTCCAATTATGGACGACTTGAAAAATTGTGTCAAATTGCAATACTTGGATTTGAGCCACAATTTGTTCACAGGATGGTCGGTTCCAGAAATATCCTCTCTAAGCCAATTACGGTATCTACATCTGAATTTAAGCGGATTTTCCGGGACTTTCCCGTGGAAATCACTCCAAAACATGACCGGTCTTGTTTCGCTGAGCCTCGGAGACAATCCTTTTAATCCTTCTCCATTTCCAAACGAGGTGTTGCTGCTTACTAACTTGACTTGGCTTTACCTATCAAACTGCAGCATCCAAGGTACAATTCCAGCAGAGATTGGAAACCTTAAAGAGCTAATCAACTTGGAGCTTGCCGACAATAACATGACGGTGAAAATCCCAGTTGAGATTGGGAACCTAGTCAACCTGTGGCAGCTTGAGCTCTACAACAATTCATTCGCAGGAAAACTTCCTATCGGTCTAAGAAACCTCACAAAGCTTGAaatgtttgatttttcaaataacTATCTTGAAGGCGATCTATCTGAGTTGAGGTTCTTGAATAACCTGGTTTCTCTGCAACTGTATCAAAACGAGCTATCTGGCCAGGTACCGGCCGAGTTTGGCAATTTCACGAAGCTTGTGAACCTTTCTCTGTATAGAAACAGCTTCACTGGTCCGCTGCCTCATAACCTTCTCTCCTGGGCTAAAACTAATTTTATCGAAGTAGTCTTAGTAATCTTTTCAAGTCTCtgtaatcttttctttttttcttag